The following proteins come from a genomic window of Trifolium pratense cultivar HEN17-A07 linkage group LG4, ARS_RC_1.1, whole genome shotgun sequence:
- the LOC123921144 gene encoding carbamoyl-phosphate synthase small chain, chloroplastic-like encodes MATKALSFTLSLNDLFGSKSPQTASKVSVFSVKCSAGNGERPWKNSDARLVLEDGSIWKAKSFGASGTQVGEVVFNTSLTGYQEILTDPSYAGQFVLMTNPHIGNTGINFDDEESAQCFLSGLVIRSLSISTSNWRCEKDLGDYLAERNVMGIYDVDTRAITRRLREDGSLIGVLSTDNSKTDEELLQMSKSWDIVGIDLISGVSCKSPFEWVDRTKDEWEFSSSEGPRDTFHVVAYDFGIKHNILRRLASYGCKITVVPSTWPASETLKLNPDGVLFSNGPGDPSAVPYAVETVKNIIGKVPVFGICMGHQLLGQALGGTTYKMKFGHHGGNHPVRNLRTGRVEISSQNHNYAVDPATLPEGVEVTHINLNDSSCAGLAFPARKIVSLQYHPEASPGPHDSDNAFREFIELMKHEKNTTSNENLHQLQSV; translated from the exons ATGGCGACAAAAGCTTTGTCCTTCACCCTATCTCTCAACGACCTCTTCGGTTCCAAGTCTCCACAAACCGCTTCAAAAGTTTCTGTTTTCTCTGTCAAATGTTCCGCCG GTAATGGAGAAAGGCCTTGGAAGAATTCAGATGCTAGACTTGTGCTAGAAGATGGTTCAATTTGGAAAGCTAAATCATTTGGTGCTTCAGGAACCCAAGTTGGTGAAGTTGTTTTCAATACATCATTGACTGG GTATCAAGAAATTTTAACCGATCCTAGTTATGCTGGACAGTTTGTTCTGATGACAAATCCGCATATTGGGAATACTGGCATTAATTTTG ATGATGAGGAATCAGCACAGTGCTTCCTTTCTGGTCTAGTAATTAGAAGTTTGAGTATCAG CACCTCAAACTGGAGATGTGAGAAAGATCTAGGCGATTACTTAGCAGAAAGGAATGTCATGGGAATTT ATGATGTTGATACACGGGCAATCACACGCAGATTACGGGAAGATGGCAGCCTTATTGGTGTTTTGAGCACTGACAATTCCAAAACAGACGAGGAATTACTTCAGATGTCTAAATCATGGGATATTGTTG gTATTGATCTAATTAGTGGAGTATCTTGCAAGTCTCCATTTGAATGGGTTGATAGAACAAAGGATGAATGGGAGTTTAGTTCCAGTGAAGGGCCTAGAGACACTTTCCAT GTAGTTGCTTACGATTTTGGAATCAAGCATAATATACTTAGGCGCCTAGCATCTTATGGCTGTAAAATCACAGTCGTGCCATCTACATGGCCAGCATCtgaaactttgaagttaaatCCAGATGGCGTGCTTTTCAGCAACGGCCCTGGAGATCCATCTGCTGTTCCTTATGCCGTTGAAACGGTAAAGAATATTATTGGAAAGGTTCCTGTTTTTGGAATTTGTATGGGACATCAATTGCTAGGCCAGGCTTTAGGAGGTACTACCTACAAGATGAAGTTTGGTCACCATGGAGGAAATCATCCTGTTCGTAACCTTCGAACCGGCCGTGTTGAAATCAGTTCTCAG AACCACAACTATGCGGTTGACCCTGCCACACTGCCCGAAGGAGTGGAGGTTACTCATATCAATCTTAACGACAGCAGTTGTGCTGGTCTTGCTTTCCCTGCTCGGAAGATCGTGTCTCTTCAATACCACCCGGAAGCATCCCCTGGACCTCATGATTCTGACAACG CTTTTAGGGAGTTTATAGAGCTCATGAAGCatgaaaaaaatacaacatcGAACGAAAATCTACACCAACTACAATCGGTGTAA